tatatacattgGTTACGTATACTtcatgaaaacttttttttttaatattttaaatattagttaCATAGCCGCCAATTAGTTTCCATTCAATTAAAAAGATGATAACATATCAAAGTAGGGAttacaagaaaataatgaaCTTATAAAGTATAGATTTTGTGCTACTTGATGAGAAAGTTAGTTATGGAATCAAATAATGAAATCTATTCTAGGTCATCAAATATAATtgaactatttttcttttcatttaagtttttttatttatttaaagtttgGTTCTAAGATTGGTAGTGACTTTTTTAGGATGACTTTATTACTTGATATCAAGTCAAATAATGAATTTATCAATGTAGATTTTGATCTATTTGATGAGAAGGTAAGTTATGAAATTAAGTAATGAGAatcattttatgttttcaaatacaattggactttctttttcttaattgagtcatataaatatatagtttggTTTTAAAATGGATGCCAACTTTTTCAAGATGAATTTATTTGTGCAAGTATTTGAAAAGCTTTTATTGATCGTTTTAGAGATATTatgcaagaagaaaaaaagaaaaaaaaaacatataattaagTATTTTTGAGTTATAGAAAACAAGAATGCATACAAGATTGTGAATCATAAGGTATATGATTAGATTTTAAACCACAACATCTCTTAAGCTTAGACAAATAGATAATCAACTTATTCCAAATCAAAAGTATTAATTGATGCCATTTGATGAGTTGAAAAATCTTGGGTGTCAAAATGTTTAAAATGAGTTTtatcatttgttttaaattattttataatcaatatttggtttttattttttattttttattatttattatataaaacttgATAGTTACAACGAGGGAGGAATGATTTGAATTTTAGATGtctcttttgaaaataataaaaattgttaattgagttataaaattctTGGCTTTTTGATAAAAGGTTAGTCTTACATGATAAGCATTTATCattaacataaattaaaattatacttttacatgtgattttatatttacaataagtttttcatttatttttagaatatatatttcacatatatataattcttgatTAAGTTGCATAATACTCTATCatctaaatctaaaaaacaaaagtaatgtCCTTGTATTGAAAACTATAGACATGGTACAATTCTACCTGTTATAATTTTagacaaacaaaaagaaatagaaattttttaaatatatagaattgCTGATTAAAATCTCAAGCCAGTTGTATATGAAAACAGcttattttaatataatcttAAAATAAAGTTCATTGCCAATATGAAATAGTACAAACATCTTACCTAACAAAGCTCACGCCCAATTGCTAggatacatttttattttgctgTTATAATGAAAgcgaaaaggaaaagaaatagtaCAAACGTCTTACCATACCTAATGCCTCAGCCCCGCATTCCCATGTGCTCGAATTCCACGGTATTGTTTTCCTCCAAGGTACAGCTGTGGGAAGATTCTGAATAAAATGTCATCAACGTGTTTACAATACCGAATCCTCCACCTCTTACAAAACATAATCGGCCAAATGACCATCCCAAAGCCAAAAACAAATCCCAGCTCTACACTTAGGAAATTCCAGTCAATCAAGGGCCGAGAATTTGAGTTACTATCTTCAAATGTTGGAGGTGGTGATCGTGGCTCTGCAGATGTGCAGTTTCTCTTCAAAGGACACCCATATAGTCCTTTGTTCCCTTCGTAGGAAGTTTCCGAAAATGTTGCAAATTGCTTGATGTATGGAATTGGCCCAACTAATTGATTGAATGAAAGGTTTAAGACTGCAAGGAAAGTAAGACTATCTGCAAGTTGCACAGGGATCTCACCACTAAGCTTGTTGCTTGATAAGTCTAGTGACTCAAGTTGACTTAAATTTCCCAGAGACAGTGGGATTCGGCCTGTGAAACAATTGTGCGACAAGTTGAGAATATGCAAGGATTTGAGTACTCCTATTTCTTCTGGTATTGGCCCTTCAAAATTGTTGCTTGAAAGgtcaattgaagtgaaaatagtaAGAATCTTCACCGACTCAATTATCTGACCTTTAATGGTAACTGTTATTACATCTTGATAATAATAACTACCTTCAACGTATTCTCTAGGATCAAATTGGAGGTAATTGAGCCCTGATTGAGCCTCATTATCAGCCATCATTAACTTTGAGTTAGCCAAGGATTTTATTGATAGCCTACCACTAAAGTTGTTAGAGGCTAGGTCTACAATTTGAAGAATCGGCCAAGTAACATTTGACCCTCCACAACCAACAGATCCATAAAATTTGTTCGAATGCAAGACTAGGACATGCAAATTAGACATGCCCTTCAAGTGACAAGGGAAGGAATCATGTATCTTGTTGTTCCCAATGTCCAATACCTCCAAATTTGTGCAATTGGCGAGAGACTTTGGTACCACTCCTTCTAGTAGGTTTGTGTTGACATTCAGAGTTTGTAAGCTACAATTGCTTGGAAATGTATCAGAGATTTTTCCAGTGAGTTTGTTTCTCCTTAGATTCAGAACCTTTAAAGTATTACTCGTTGAAGACAACAAGCATTGGGGAATTGTTCCATTTATGGAATTATTAGACAGATCTAGAACTCCAAGAGCTGCAGCATTGCATATTGATTCAGGGATTTGCCCATGGAATTTATTGCTCGAAAGAGATAAGAAAGCACTAACAGAGTTGATACTCCATTCAATGTCTAGCTCTGGTAGAACAGAGTAGAAATTATTCCTTGACAAGTCTAGATAATAACAATACGGAAGGGGAGTTTGGAGTTGTCCCTGGAGTTGGTTGGAGCTAAGGTCTAGGAAATTTGTTGAAGAAAGATTGTGTAAAGGTCCCTCAAGGTAGTTACATGAGAGATTTACATAAAAAGGCATAGGAATTTTCCAAAACCAGTTGGGTATCTCCCCATGTATTTGGTTATCTGAAAGGTCTAGACGTTCTAAATTGGCTTGGTGTCTCAAGAATTCAGGAAATGTTTTCAACTTGTTAGAAGCCAAATTCAATCTCATAATTTGGGGAAAGGAGGATAGTGAGGAATTAGTTCCATTGTATTCAATCAACAAGTTGTTATTGGAAAGATCCAGATAGGTAAGATTTCTCAACTGCTGAATCACATTAAGCTGTAAAGAGCCATTAAAGTTGTTTGAAGAAAGTGTTAGGTCTTGAAGACCTTGGAGTTCAAAGATAGACATGGGAATTGGCCCTTCCAAGTTGTTGCTGCTCAAATCAAGTTCTTCCAGCAGGAAGGAAGAAACATTTGAAAATTCATGGAGTTGACCAGAAAAATGGTTGTTGCCAACAAGCAATGTTCGCAATGATGGAAGGGAAAAAAGAGATGCTGGAATACTCCCTTCAGTAATCTGACCTGTCAAATGATTATAAGAAAGATTTATCATGATCAGGTTCTTTGCCATGCTGAATGATGGAATTGATCCGGTGAAGTAATTTGATGACATGTCCAAATAAACCAATTGAGTAAGGTTTGACAAGGAGTTTGGAATTGATCCGGTGAAGTAATTTGATGACATGTCCAAATAAACCAATGGAGTAAGGTTTGACAAGGAGTTTGGGATTGATCCATTGAAATTGCACCCTGTAAGATATATTTCAGATAACCTTTTAAGGTTGCCAATAGAATCAGGAAGTGTCCCTGAAAATTTTGAACCGCTAAGCTGCAGTGACTGAAGAGAACCATTTGGATAAAATTCTGGCAAAGAACCTTGAAGTAGTTCATTACTTGATAAGTCTACCGTCTGCAGTGTTGGAACCTGGAAGATCTTCTTTGGAAATTGCCCATTCAATCCACAATAACTGAGATCGAAGAAAGTCAAATTTCTAAAATCTGCAAAAAATTCTGGAATTGGAGCAGAAAAATCGTTACCCCAGAGATTAACTATGGATAGAGACTGAAGCTTCCGTAAGGAGGAATCAAGAGGCCCCCGAAGATCACAACATGACATGCTCAACACTCTTAGATTTGGCAGCGAAGATGATAAGGCCTGACACCAATCATTCCCTTGCGatgatatttttacaaaatcaagaTAAAGTTCCGTAAGGCGCGTAAGGTTCTGAACTAGCGTAACTAAATTTGGGCCCTCCAGGTTCTGATATTCTTCATTAGAAATGTCAGATAAATCGAGAGTAACTAACCTTGTGAGGCGCGAAATCTCAATGGGAATCTGCCCAGTAAAGCTAGTGCGtgacaaattcaaataaatcaaatttgTCAGATTTCCGAATTCTGGTGGAATACAAGAATCACGGAAGTCGTTATAAGCCAAACTCAGGTGCTGTAGATAATGAAGACGGAAAAGGCTACTTGAACTGTCAAGTTTACCATAGATTGGTTGGTTGTCGAGGTTGAGACCGACAACACGTCCCTCGCTGCAGGTTACTCCTTCCCACGAACAGCAATCAACACTTTCATTCCAAGGCAGCACTTTATTGGAAAAATCAGTTCCGAAAAAGAAGCTATTCTTCAATTCGAGCAAATAGGAGCGCTGATCGCGAAGACATTGACCAGACACGGCAAAGATGAGGGTAAGTGAGCATATGAATATCGGGAGAAGCCTTGAAAGGAGTGGAATTCTCATTGGAGGCAGTAAAAATAAACACTCAAACAGTAAAGAATTGAAGGGCTGATGAAATTAATGGTGTGTTGAGGAGTGCAAAGACTCGTGAACATGATCCCCTTTTAACCTGTGTGTCAAGTAGTGCAGGACCAAAAACAACTCGGTTTTGCATGGGACAACAGTCAAAAGTTGTTGCTATTTCACCGTAATTGATAAAGGTCACTGCTTTTGCCAtggaattaatattttaaaaccaTGTACTGGttccaatttcttttctttgcaaTCAAAAGTCGTTGCCTTTTCACTTAATTGAGGAAGGTAGGTACTCTAGCCATgggattaaaaattttaaag
The DNA window shown above is from Quercus lobata isolate SW786 chromosome 7, ValleyOak3.0 Primary Assembly, whole genome shotgun sequence and carries:
- the LOC115951951 gene encoding receptor-like protein 7, with amino-acid sequence MRIPLLSRLLPIFICSLTLIFAVSGQCLRDQRSYLLELKNSFFFGTDFSNKVLPWNESVDCCSWEGVTCSEGRVVGLNLDNQPIYGKLDSSSSLFRLHYLQHLSLAYNDFRDSCIPPEFGNLTNLIYLNLSRTSFTGQIPIEISRLTRLVTLDLSDISNEEYQNLEGPNLVTLVQNLTRLTELYLDFVKISSQGNDWCQALSSSLPNLRVLSMSCCDLRGPLDSSLRKLQSLSIVNLWGNDFSAPIPEFFADFRNLTFFDLSYCGLNGQFPKKIFQVPTLQTVDLSSNELLQGSLPEFYPNGSLQSLQLSGSKFSGTLPDSIGNLKRLSEIYLTGCNFNGSIPNSLSNLTPLVYLDMSSNYFTGSIPNSLSNLTQLVYLDMSSNYFTGSIPSFSMAKNLIMINLSYNHLTGQITEGSIPASLFSLPSLRTLLVGNNHFSGQLHEFSNVSSFLLEELDLSSNNLEGPIPMSIFELQGLQDLTLSSNNFNGSLQLNVIQQLRNLTYLDLSNNNLLIEYNGTNSSLSSFPQIMRLNLASNKLKTFPEFLRHQANLERLDLSDNQIHGEIPNWFWKIPMPFYVNLSCNYLEGPLHNLSSTNFLDLSSNQLQGQLQTPLPYCYYLDLSRNNFYSVLPELDIEWSINSVSAFLSLSSNKFHGQIPESICNAAALGVLDLSNNSINGTIPQCLLSSTSNTLKVLNLRRNKLTGKISDTFPSNCSLQTLNVNTNLLEGVVPKSLANCTNLEVLDIGNNKIHDSFPCHLKGMSNLHVLVLHSNKFYGSVGCGGSNVTWPILQIVDLASNNFSGRLSIKSLANSKLMMADNEAQSGLNYLQFDPREYVEGSYYYQDVITVTIKGQIIESVKILTIFTSIDLSSNNFEGPIPEEIGVLKSLHILNLSHNCFTGRIPLSLGNLSQLESLDLSSNKLSGEIPVQLADSLTFLAVLNLSFNQLVGPIPYIKQFATFSETSYEGNKGLYGCPLKRNCTSAEPRSPPPTFEDSNSNSRPLIDWNFLSVELGFVFGFGMVIWPIMFCKRWRIRYCKHVDDILFRIFPQLYLGGKQYRGIRAHGNAGLRH